The Paenibacillus sp. RUD330 genome has a segment encoding these proteins:
- a CDS encoding glycosyltransferase, whose product MPSQVPHTVEAGRQEGHRIGLEEGRRDGACQAAASAARVWTPGARRSMSVMYVPQGFPAIDQGVQEALAMHAGSVAVSSPGTMFVDAERLRPDLVLVMNGLHHVFPADQPSQIAAIRNLGIPAAIWFADDPYFTRETSSLAFCYDYVFTHDLEAVDFYRRLGHPQVHYAPLGVNTGVYHAKPVPRKYRSDVCFIGQGFWNRIRLLDQVLPQLQGLRVVIAGGEWERLSPRARRSCRLLPGWMPIEETVNYYNGARIVLNIHRTTEPGVDNHNDHGLRGASINPRTYEISACGTLQMTDIRDDLGRYYVPGQELDTFGDAGELVGKIRHYLLHEDLRRAVSVKGMLRTLQEHTFARRVGDLLDLLPLG is encoded by the coding sequence ATGCCAAGCCAGGTACCGCATACGGTTGAAGCGGGAAGGCAGGAGGGGCATCGGATCGGATTGGAGGAAGGCCGCCGGGACGGCGCCTGCCAGGCCGCGGCATCCGCCGCGCGGGTATGGACGCCCGGAGCGAGGAGAAGCATGAGCGTCATGTACGTCCCTCAAGGGTTCCCGGCGATCGACCAAGGGGTGCAGGAAGCGCTGGCGATGCACGCCGGCTCGGTTGCTGTAAGCAGTCCCGGCACCATGTTCGTCGACGCGGAGAGGCTCCGGCCGGATCTGGTGCTCGTCATGAACGGCTTGCATCACGTGTTTCCGGCCGACCAGCCCTCGCAGATCGCCGCGATCCGGAATCTGGGCATACCGGCCGCCATCTGGTTCGCGGACGATCCCTATTTCACGAGGGAAACGAGCAGCCTGGCGTTCTGCTACGATTACGTCTTCACACACGACCTCGAGGCGGTCGATTTCTACCGCCGTCTGGGACATCCGCAAGTCCATTACGCGCCTCTCGGCGTCAATACGGGAGTGTACCATGCCAAGCCGGTCCCGCGGAAATACCGCAGCGACGTATGCTTCATCGGCCAAGGCTTCTGGAACCGCATCAGGCTGCTGGATCAGGTGCTGCCGCAGCTGCAAGGGCTTAGAGTCGTCATCGCGGGCGGGGAGTGGGAGCGTCTGAGCCCGAGAGCCCGCAGAAGCTGCCGGCTGCTTCCCGGCTGGATGCCGATCGAGGAGACGGTCAACTACTACAACGGCGCCCGCATCGTGCTGAACATCCACCGGACGACGGAACCGGGAGTCGACAACCACAACGACCACGGTCTCCGCGGCGCCTCCATCAATCCGAGGACGTATGAGATCTCCGCCTGCGGAACGCTGCAGATGACCGATATCCGCGATGACCTCGGCCGTTATTACGTGCCGGGACAGGAGCTGGACACCTTTGGCGACGCAGGCGAGCTTGTCGGCAAAATACGGCATTATCTTCTTCATGAAGACCTGCGCCGAGCCGTCTCCGTGAAAGGGATGCTGCGCACGCTTCAGGAACACACTTTCGCCCGCCGCGTCGGAGATCTTCTGGATCTGCTCCCTCTGGGCTGA
- a CDS encoding glycosyltransferase, with amino-acid sequence MAVKSLRKGRRAARHAPSRASKKRVLQPVAPMLPNPELERGRAAGYATGQEHGRWFGKCEAGLSLVSYAPPVFPIHVMFIATAKGYPYSPLDASIADSLRSMTSRLSMSDTLQNYVQQAEALRPDAVIFLDGLQVPVEKVDAIRALGIRTAVWFTDDPYYSDITRKLAPHYDFVFTLEKNCVEFYRRLGCPNVHYLPLGVNPDEFRPRNPDLSLRREISFVGSAYHKRVDFFDQITPYLATRDIIISGLWWERLRDYPLLSSRIRAGHWMGPLETAATYNGAKIVINMHRAHDDETFNSNSEMITAVSPNPRTFEIAACGTLQLTDVREDLASFYTPGVEIATYSSPQEMVEKIDYYLQHEQERQDIALRSMHRTMKEHTYSHRLNYMLATMFPS; translated from the coding sequence TTGGCAGTTAAATCCCTGCGCAAGGGCAGGCGCGCAGCCAGACATGCGCCTTCCCGCGCAAGCAAGAAGCGCGTCCTGCAACCCGTCGCCCCGATGCTTCCGAATCCGGAGCTGGAAAGGGGCAGGGCAGCAGGCTACGCGACTGGACAGGAGCATGGCCGCTGGTTCGGCAAATGCGAGGCCGGCCTTTCCCTGGTGAGCTACGCGCCCCCCGTGTTCCCGATTCATGTCATGTTCATCGCTACCGCAAAAGGATATCCGTACTCTCCCCTGGATGCCTCCATCGCCGATTCGCTCCGATCGATGACGTCCAGGCTGAGCATGAGCGACACGCTTCAAAATTACGTTCAGCAGGCCGAAGCGCTGCGGCCCGACGCGGTGATCTTCCTGGACGGCCTGCAGGTTCCGGTCGAGAAGGTCGACGCCATCCGGGCGCTCGGCATCCGGACGGCCGTCTGGTTCACGGATGATCCCTATTATTCCGACATCACCCGCAAGCTCGCCCCGCATTACGACTTCGTCTTCACGCTGGAGAAAAACTGCGTCGAGTTCTACCGCAGGCTCGGATGCCCCAACGTCCATTACCTTCCGCTGGGCGTCAATCCCGACGAATTCCGCCCCCGCAATCCCGATCTGTCCCTCCGCAGGGAAATCAGCTTCGTCGGATCCGCCTATCACAAGCGCGTCGACTTCTTCGACCAGATCACGCCTTACCTCGCCACTCGCGATATCATCATCTCCGGTCTCTGGTGGGAGCGGCTGCGCGATTATCCGCTCCTCTCCTCCCGCATCCGTGCGGGCCACTGGATGGGACCGCTGGAGACGGCGGCGACGTACAACGGCGCCAAGATCGTCATCAACATGCATCGTGCCCATGACGACGAAACGTTCAACAGCAACAGCGAGATGATCACCGCGGTTTCCCCCAATCCCCGCACGTTCGAAATAGCCGCCTGCGGCACCCTCCAGCTGACGGACGTCAGGGAAGATTTGGCCAGCTTCTATACACCGGGGGTGGAGATCGCCACCTATTCCTCGCCGCAGGAAATGGTCGAGAAGATCGATTATTACCTCCAGCACGAGCAAGAGAGGCAGGACATCGCGCTGCGCTCCATGCACCGGACGATGAAGGAGCATACCTACTCGCATCGGCTGAACTACATGCTGGCGACGATGTTTCCATCCTGA
- a CDS encoding glycosyltransferase family 2 protein: MSVRRGAFQAAPSAVKDAMGRVPSMTSAAADAAADGPEAAPQTPSPGWREGYERGFEAGQAALGQPWPGTSIIIPTYNKRDYLVRCLDSIRRHTPEPYEIIVVDNASADGTAAMLENYSLMLGAGKLRFRVMDRNLGFAGAVNRGLMMARGDRLLLLNNDTLVTERWLDNLTACLERSPSAGIVGPVTNFISGSQRVKVPYRSIQGMNAWARSRNKPDPRRWKETARLTGFCMLMRRSLWEAIGYFDEGYQVGNYEDDDYGLRARLLSLRLYIAGDCFIHHFGSVTVREEARMAAITDSNRLFYKAKWDDPAGVLPALEAKGLEQAKPAGEASFYPGGVAAEGADGTVWWLERGARWKIEGGWELPSVRLGRPVLSRYRLAAATIASGVAASRWRSEKSAPPLPPDGEASNGDFPPPYAALLNGFLVYVEEGRRRTVLNPAAAERWGLQLKPRLPEAEAAASLLPAGLPILAPPLLFQRL; this comes from the coding sequence ATGAGCGTGCGGCGCGGCGCTTTCCAAGCCGCTCCTTCAGCCGTTAAGGATGCGATGGGCAGGGTCCCGTCCATGACGTCGGCAGCGGCAGATGCGGCGGCGGATGGGCCAGAGGCGGCGCCGCAGACGCCCTCCCCCGGATGGCGGGAAGGCTATGAGCGCGGCTTCGAGGCCGGGCAGGCCGCCTTGGGACAGCCATGGCCGGGCACGAGCATCATCATTCCGACCTACAACAAGCGGGACTACCTGGTCCGCTGCCTCGACAGCATCCGGAGGCATACGCCGGAGCCATACGAAATCATAGTCGTAGACAATGCCTCGGCGGACGGAACGGCCGCCATGCTGGAGAACTATTCGCTGATGCTTGGCGCGGGCAAGCTCCGCTTCCGGGTCATGGACCGCAATCTCGGCTTTGCGGGAGCGGTCAACCGCGGCCTCATGATGGCCAGAGGCGACAGGCTGCTGCTGCTCAACAACGACACGCTGGTGACGGAGCGCTGGCTGGATAATCTGACAGCCTGCCTGGAAAGGAGCCCCTCCGCCGGCATCGTCGGCCCCGTCACCAACTTCATCAGCGGCAGCCAGCGCGTGAAGGTTCCCTATCGTTCGATCCAGGGGATGAATGCCTGGGCCCGAAGCCGCAACAAGCCGGATCCGCGGCGGTGGAAAGAGACGGCGAGACTGACCGGGTTCTGCATGCTGATGCGCCGCTCCTTATGGGAGGCGATCGGGTACTTCGACGAGGGCTATCAGGTCGGGAACTACGAGGACGATGATTACGGCCTTCGCGCGAGGCTGCTGAGCTTGAGGCTGTACATTGCGGGAGACTGCTTCATCCATCATTTCGGCAGCGTCACGGTGCGGGAGGAAGCCCGCATGGCGGCCATAACCGACAGCAACCGCCTCTTTTACAAGGCCAAATGGGACGATCCGGCGGGTGTTCTCCCGGCGCTCGAGGCGAAGGGGCTGGAGCAGGCGAAGCCGGCCGGAGAGGCATCCTTCTATCCCGGCGGAGTCGCTGCGGAAGGAGCCGACGGAACGGTCTGGTGGCTGGAAAGGGGAGCTCGCTGGAAGATCGAGGGAGGCTGGGAGCTGCCATCCGTCCGCTTGGGAAGGCCAGTGCTGAGCCGATACCGCCTGGCGGCGGCAACGATCGCTTCCGGCGTCGCGGCTTCCCGCTGGAGAAGCGAGAAGTCCGCCCCGCCCCTGCCGCCGGACGGGGAAGCTTCAAACGGCGATTTTCCACCGCCCTATGCGGCATTGCTGAATGGCTTCCTTGTATATGTGGAAGAGGGACGGCGCAGGACCGTTCTCAATCCGGCGGCCGCGGAGCGCTGGGGGCTGCAGCTTAAGCCCCGTCTGCCTGAGGCGGAAGCCGCTGCTTCGCTGCTTCCTGCCGGGCTGCCGATCCTTGCTCCCCCCCTGCTGTTCCAGCGTCTATGA
- a CDS encoding sugar phosphate nucleotidyltransferase translates to MKAILLAGGTGTRLMPLTGLMNKHLLPVYNYPMIHYAVHTLAAAGADEILFITGRRSAGMFIEYFGGGRDHGASITYLIQEEAGGIAQALELAKPYVGKEEKFLMLLGDNLVDDSLKPFVEAYEKEAAGSAMVLLKEVPDPERYGVPVFDEGGRILRIEEKPAAPACSFSVTGIYLYDGSVFDVVASIAPSGRGELEITDVNNVYAAAGKLTHAMLQGWWADAGTFDSLLEAAQHKKAGEGQE, encoded by the coding sequence TTGAAAGCCATTCTGCTTGCAGGAGGAACCGGTACCCGGCTGATGCCGCTGACGGGACTGATGAACAAACACTTGCTCCCAGTGTACAACTATCCGATGATCCACTACGCGGTGCATACGCTCGCGGCGGCGGGAGCGGATGAAATTCTCTTCATTACGGGCCGCCGTTCGGCTGGAATGTTCATTGAGTATTTCGGCGGCGGCCGCGATCACGGGGCATCGATAACCTATCTGATCCAGGAGGAAGCGGGGGGCATCGCCCAAGCTCTTGAGCTGGCGAAGCCATATGTCGGCAAGGAAGAGAAGTTCCTGATGCTGCTTGGCGACAATCTGGTCGACGACTCCCTCAAGCCCTTCGTAGAGGCTTACGAGAAAGAGGCTGCCGGAAGCGCGATGGTACTGCTCAAGGAGGTTCCCGATCCGGAAAGGTACGGGGTGCCGGTATTCGATGAAGGCGGAAGGATACTCCGAATCGAGGAGAAGCCGGCTGCTCCCGCATGCAGCTTCAGCGTCACCGGCATTTATCTCTACGACGGGAGCGTCTTCGATGTCGTCGCCTCGATCGCTCCTTCAGGAAGAGGAGAGCTTGAAATCACGGACGTCAACAATGTCTATGCGGCCGCCGGCAAGCTGACGCATGCGATGCTGCAGGGCTGGTGGGCGGATGCCGGGACGTTCGACTCGCTTCTTGAAGCGGCCCAGCACAAGAAGGCTGGAGAGGGACAGGAATGA